The window TCAAGGTTGATTTCCACCATACCGTCATAGTAGGCTATATCAGCAGGTTTAAGCTCTTTGTAGTCTTCTCCACGATGGTGAATTTCTAAGAAATTTTTAACCTGTTCATCTGTCTCCCAGATAGAAGTAAGGCAAGTAGTTTCAGTTGTCATAACATCGATACCGTTTCTAAACTCAACATTGAGGTTTTTGATTCCATCTCCGAAAAATTCCATTACAGAGTTTTTTACATATCCGTTTTTGAATACTTTTCCTATGATTGCAAGAGCCACATCATGAGAACCGATTCCAGGTTTAGGTTTACCAGTTAGTTTTATACCTACGACTTTTGGATAAGGAACATCATAAGTTTTTTCAAGAAGTTGTTTTACCAGTTCTCCTCCACCTTCACCGATAGCCATAGTACCAAGGGCACCATATCTAGTGTGAGAGTCAGATCCTAAGATCATTTTTCCGCATCCAGCATAGTTTTCTCTCATATAAGAGTGAATAACTGCCTGGTGAGCAGGAACATAGATTCCACCGTATTTTTTGGCGGCAGATAAACCAAACATATGGTCGTCTTCGTTTATTGTTCCTCCTACAGCACAAAGACTGTTGTGGCAGTTAGTAAGAACATATGGAAGAGGAAATCTTTTTAGACCGCTTGCCTTTGCAGTCTGGATAATACCAACAAAAGTGATGTCATGAGAAGCCATAGCATCAAATTTCAGTGTAAGATCTTTCATGTTGTCTGTTGTGTTGTGAGCCTCTAATATAGAGTAGGCCATAGTCCCCTTTTTAGCATCTTCGATAGAAACTCCCAAATCAGTACCTGCAGGTACTATTTCAGACCTATTTTTTACATAGACCCCTGAATCATAAAGCTTGATCATTGAAAAAACCCCCTTGATATAAAATATAAGACACATAGTAATAATTGTATGCAATTTAGTATAAATATAGTACATAAACACCAAAGTTGTCAATGATTTTTTATTCTTCTATCGATGATGTAGGTCGACATCAATGAGTGAAACCCTTTAAAATTGAGATATAAAATTGAAATTATTAAAAAATCTTGACATTTATTTTTAAAAAAGATAGGCTGGGCAACAGATATTTATAAAATAATTGTATACAAAAAACCAAATGATTTTTTTGTGGTGTCGGTTGTTTCTAATAAAGGAAAAATTCAGATTAAATAAAAAAAGATAATAACCAAAAAATCACATAATAAAAAGAAGCATGTGAAACCTCATCATATCCGGTGAGATTTTACATGCTTTTTATTTTAGATGAATCCTTTGTGGTTTACACTAAAAAGTGTTTTCTTTATTGTGGACAAATAATTAATCTAAATCAATGGAGTTAAGAAGGGAATTTTCAGCAGACAGAAGATGAGTTGTGTTTACGGCTTTGGCAAGTTCTAGTTGGCTGTTTTTCAAATATTTTACTATAAGGGAGTGTTCTTCACAGGCTGAGATTATTCTTTCTTTATTATTGAGGGAACTCAGTCTTAGTTTGGATAATATAAAATCGTATTGTTTTAAAATTTTTATAGTAAACTCCAGTTCTGATTTCTGGTAGAATATTTGATTGAACTCTAAGAATAACTTCCTGGTCTCTTTCCATCTCTTAAGTTTTATGTAGTGCTCTGTGAGGATTAAATTTTCCTCTAGCAAAGAGATGACTTCTGGATTTTGTGAAATAGATTCTAAAAGAATATTTTCAAGAGCAATTCTTATTTTAAAAATCTCTTTGATCCTTTCAGGTGTAATATCTATTATTTTAACCCTTCCGTTTGCAAGCCTTTCCACAATACCTTCTATTTCCAACTTTTTTATTGCTTCTCGCAAAGGCGTTCTACTTACATTTAATTTTTTTGAATAATCTATCTCCACTATTCTGTCTCCGAAAGAAAGCTCTCCAGACAGGATCTCTTCCTTTATAGTATCGTATATATTATCACTGGTATTTGTTCTTGGTTTTATCATTGTATTTTTCCTCCTTGATTAACATTATACAAAAAAACAATCTGTAGAAAAAATTCCTTTTAAAATATAACATGATTGTTCAATAGGTGCAACTTGAATATCTTTTGTTCAAATTAAGACTATATTTTTTATTTTCTTTATCTGAAAATATTTTTATGAATATTTAAAAAATAAAAGAAAAAGTGGGTGAATAAATCTTGCAGGACAGCATTTTTATTGCTGCCAGTATAAGTAATTTTTATGAAGTGGTTTTAAAATTAATTTCAGTGAAAGTTGATTAAATTAAAAAAAAAAGGAGTTCTTAAAAATTTTTAAGAACTCAAGAGTAATATTTTAAACTTTAAGGTCTATAGTACTCACAAGAAGCTCGAATGCGTCTTTAATGAAAAAAGTGTTTCGAAAGAATACTTAGAAACCTAAAAGTAACCAAGAGATTTTTTAGGGGATTTGAGGTGGTTTTTTAAATTTTGAAGGAAAAAAAATCTAAAGGCGTAAGTAAAATTTGTAACTTTAAAATTTCATGGAAATATTACTCCGTGGATTTTAAAGATAAAAAAAACTAGGAGGGAATTTATGAACAGACGATTTAAGAACTTGTCAAAAATTTTTATCGCAGCTTTATCGATTTTGGCACTTGTATTAACAGGATGTGGAAAAAAAGATGAAGGAACCGCTGCCAAGAATGCAGGAGGATATCCTTCTAAACCGATGAACTTTGTTGCACCTGGTGGAGCAGGTGGAGGATGGGATACGACTATTCGTACAGTTGCTAAAACTTTAAAAGATACTAAACTTGTTAATGTTCCTATGCCTGTAACCAACAAACCTGGTGGAGGGGGGGGAGTTGCCCTTGCTTACCTACAAGAATTAGAAGGGGATGACAAAACAATCGCTGTTTATTCACCGCCTCTATTACTTATCCACTTAAACGGATCTTCTAAGTTAAGCTATAAAGATGTAACTCCTATAGCTAGACTTATCACTGACTATGGAGCATTTGTTGTTAAGAAGGGTTCTAAGTATAAGAATATCGGTGAAATTATGGATGCTCTTAAGAAAGACCCTAAGAGTGTAAAATTCGGTGGTAACTCATCTGCAGGAAGTATGGACCATATTCA is drawn from uncultured Ilyobacter sp. and contains these coding sequences:
- a CDS encoding GntR family transcriptional regulator; protein product: MIKPRTNTSDNIYDTIKEEILSGELSFGDRIVEIDYSKKLNVSRTPLREAIKKLEIEGIVERLANGRVKIIDITPERIKEIFKIRIALENILLESISQNPEVISLLEENLILTEHYIKLKRWKETRKLFLEFNQIFYQKSELEFTIKILKQYDFILSKLRLSSLNNKERIISACEEHSLIVKYLKNSQLELAKAVNTTHLLSAENSLLNSIDLD
- a CDS encoding tripartite tricarboxylate transporter substrate binding protein translates to MNRRFKNLSKIFIAALSILALVLTGCGKKDEGTAAKNAGGYPSKPMNFVAPGGAGGGWDTTIRTVAKTLKDTKLVNVPMPVTNKPGGGGGVALAYLQELEGDDKTIAVYSPPLLLIHLNGSSKLSYKDVTPIARLITDYGAFVVKKGSKYKNIGEIMDALKKDPKSVKFGGNSSAGSMDHIQFLMIAKAAGVKNIRDIDYISYQNNEGAAQLLGGHIDLLSTGLGDVSALLESGQLIGLAQTADERVGDGALAEIPTCKESGIDAVFYNWRGLFGAPDMPEEALKYWEDTLAKMVETPEWDEAVKKNGWSKSFANSADFEAFLEKTNEEYKEILSDIGMLKQ